Part of the Mycolicibacterium thermoresistibile genome, TCGGCACCAGCGCACCCACCATGGCCAGCACGGCGCGCCGCCAGTCGGCGTCGGTGGTGAACAGCTGGGTGTAGATGGTCAGCAGCCCGGCCGGGATCAACAGGTAGGTGATGAACCGCAGGATGGTGTTGATGCCGTTGCGCAGGTCCGATTTGACCAGGGTGAACTTGCTGGCCTCCTCGGCCAGCTTGGCGGCGTAGGCTTCCCGGCCCACCTTGGTGGCGCGGTAGGCGCCGCTGCCGGCGACCACGAAACTGCCCGACATCACCTGATCACCCGGCTCCTTGGGGATCGGGTCGGCCTCGCCGGTGAGCAGCGACTCGTCGATCTCGAGGTTGGCCGCCTCGACCACCTCACCGTCGACGACGATCTGATCGCCGGGGCCCAGTTCGATGATGTCGTCGAGCACCACCTCGCTCGGCGCGAGCGCCCGGGTTCCGGACCGCCGGCGCACCATCGGCTTGGCCTGGCCGATGATGGCGAGGTTGTCCAGGGTGCGTTTGGCGCGCAGTTCCTGGATCATGCCGACCGCGCTGTTGGCGATGATCAGCAGTCCGAACGCGCCGTTGATGATCGAGCCGGTGGACAGCACGATCAGGAACAGCACCCCGAGGATCCCGTTGATGCGGGTGAAGACGTTGGCGCGGATGATCTCCCCGGTGGTGCGGGCCGCGCGGGTGGGGACGTCGTTGGTCTGGCCGGCGGCGACCCGCTGGGCCACCTCGGCGTCGGACAGGCCGGGGGCGAGCGTCGTGGTCACTTGACGAAGACCCCGTCGTGGACGTCGTCGTAGTACTCCAGGGTCAGGCGGTCCCCGTCGAACGTCGCCTTGGAAATCGTTCCCGGTGGGGCGTTCTCGGTGACCAGAGTGAATGTGAACACGTTGCCGTCCCAGTGTGTGAGGGGGAATTCGTCCGGCGCCCCCGGCTGCGGTCGCGCGTCCGGCGGCCCCATGTCGAGCACCAGCTTGCCATCCCGCTCGGTGACCCGTGCCGGGCCCCAGTAGTCGTTGTGGTAGGTGCCGACGTAGGTGGACAGCGGGGCCGGCGGCGCCGGATCGGCCGGCCGCGGCCGACCCACCAGCGAGCCCTGCGGCTGTTCCAGCGGGGCCATCAGCTCGCGGTACAGCCGGTACCAGTCCTCGCGGATCTCACCGAACTGCACCAGGTCGGCGAACTGGGCGGTGAGCGCCTCGGCCACCCCGGACGGGGTGGCGTTGGTCAGCGCGACGATCCCCGCGTCGGCCGACGGCAGGATGACGAAGTTGGTGCCGGTGCCGAGTTCGAACGCCCCGGAGTGGCTGAGCTCGGTGCGGGCCGCCGAGGTGATGCCGACGTTGAAGCCGTAGCCGTAGAAGCCGGACCGCATCGCCGGTTCGGTGGCCGGGCTGGACACGATCTGCGGGGTGAGCGCGGGCAGCAGCGCGTCGGGGTCGACGATCCGGCGGCCCTCGAAGCTGCCGTCGCCCAGCACCATCGCCAGCCAGCGGGCCACGTCGTTCACCGAGGAGCTGACCCCGCCGGCCGGGGATTCGGCGTCCGGGTCGCGGAGGTAGAACGGTTGATAGCCGCCGTCGACGTGGATGTGGCCGACGGCCCGGTCGGCCCGCGCCTGGTAGTCGGCGAACCGGGAACTCGTCGACGCCATCCCCAGGGGTTCGTACAGCACCCGTCCGGACAGCTCCTCCCACGGCATGCCGGCGTCGGCGGCCACCGCCTCGGCAGCCGCGGTGATGCCGAAGTTGGTGTAGGCGTAGGAGATCCGGAACGGCGCCAACGGCAGCTGGGCCAGTTTCTCCAGCACCTGGCGGCGGTCGTAGCCGAGGTCCTCGAGCAGGTCGCCGGCGTGGTCGGGCAGCCCGGACCGGTGGGCGTACATGTCGCCGATGGTGACCCGCTCGGTGACCACCGGATCGGACAATCTGAACCAGGGCAGCCGGCTGATCACCGGCGTGTCCCAGCTGATCGCGCCGGTGCCGACCTGATGCGCGACGACGGTGGCGCCGATCGGTTTGGACAACGAGGCCAGCTGGAACACCGTGTCGGCGCCCACCGGATCCCCGGTCCGGATGTCCTTGACGCCGAAGCCCTTGGCGTACACCGTCTTCCCGCCGTGTACCACCGCCACCGCCAGGCCCGGGATGCCGGACTGTTCCAGCAGGTCGGCGGCCAGCCCGTCCAGCCGGGCGACCGCGTTCGCGACGGCGTCCGCGGGCAGGTCCACCGCCGCGACCAGCGGCGGCGGCAGATCGGAGGACGGGTGAGCCGTGGATGCGTCATCCCCGCTGCGGCAGCCGGCCAGCAACACCAGCGCCGTGAGGACGGCGGCGAAGCGCTTCAGCACAGGTGCACCGTAGCGTGTCGAACCGGAGGTTGCCGCGCGCAAAACGCGGCGATGTGCGCAAACACGATACGCGCCGACGCCCCGGAGTCAGCGGCCGTCGGCCGGCCGCCACCACTGATCGGAGGCGCCGGCGCTGTCGCGGTCCACCCGCTCACCGGGTCTGGGCACCGCGACCGGCACCCGGGCCGGATCGGCGGCGGCCAGCAGTCGCTCCACCGGTTCGGACCACGGGTGCGGCGCCAGCCGGAACGTCGCCCAGTGGATCGGGACCAGCAGACCCGAATCCGCCTCGGCCATGTCCAGGTGGGCGCGCACCGCCTCCTCCGGGTTCATGTGGATGTCCGGCCAGGCCGGATGGTAGGCCCCGATGGGCAGCAGGGTGAGGTCGAACGGGCCGTGGTCGACCCCGATCTCGGTGAAGCTCTTGGTGTAGCCGGTGTCGCCACCGAAGAAGGCGCGGTGCCGGGGACCGGCGATCACCCAGGACGCCCACAGTGTGGTGTTGCGCGCGAACAGCCGTCCGGAGAAGTGCCGGGCCGGGGTGCAGGTGATCCTCAGATCGCCGATCCGCCGGCTCTCGTACCAGTCCAGTTCGACGATGCGGTGCTCGGGGATCCGCCAGGTGCGCAGGTGCGCCCCGACCCCCAGCGGCACCAGGAACGGCGCCCGCTGGGTGCGGGCCAACCGCACCACGGTGTCCATGTCGAGGTGGTCGTAATGGTCGTGGCTGATCAGCACCGCGTCGACGGCGGGCAGCGCCTCCAGCGGTGTCGGCGGCTCGTGCAGCCGGCGTGGGCCCACCAGCGCCGACGGCGAACACCGCCGGCTCCAGATCGGATCGGTGAGCACCCGGTAGCCGTCGACCTCCACCATCGCGGTGGAGTGCCCGTACCAGCG contains:
- a CDS encoding serine hydrolase, whose amino-acid sequence is MLKRFAAVLTALVLLAGCRSGDDASTAHPSSDLPPPLVAAVDLPADAVANAVARLDGLAADLLEQSGIPGLAVAVVHGGKTVYAKGFGVKDIRTGDPVGADTVFQLASLSKPIGATVVAHQVGTGAISWDTPVISRLPWFRLSDPVVTERVTIGDMYAHRSGLPDHAGDLLEDLGYDRRQVLEKLAQLPLAPFRISYAYTNFGITAAAEAVAADAGMPWEELSGRVLYEPLGMASTSSRFADYQARADRAVGHIHVDGGYQPFYLRDPDAESPAGGVSSSVNDVARWLAMVLGDGSFEGRRIVDPDALLPALTPQIVSSPATEPAMRSGFYGYGFNVGITSAARTELSHSGAFELGTGTNFVILPSADAGIVALTNATPSGVAEALTAQFADLVQFGEIREDWYRLYRELMAPLEQPQGSLVGRPRPADPAPPAPLSTYVGTYHNDYWGPARVTERDGKLVLDMGPPDARPQPGAPDEFPLTHWDGNVFTFTLVTENAPPGTISKATFDGDRLTLEYYDDVHDGVFVK
- a CDS encoding MBL fold metallo-hydrolase — protein: MSRSWLGLMRQAAGVATVLGGGWLIRALRGAPAAVGADRRDIRPVAQRSPNYRDGAFVNLDPASMISLDRQQQWVLAREFLDGRAATRPAAPIPLVTPNPADHGVGAADLAVRWYGHSTAMVEVDGYRVLTDPIWSRRCSPSALVGPRRLHEPPTPLEALPAVDAVLISHDHYDHLDMDTVVRLARTQRAPFLVPLGVGAHLRTWRIPEHRIVELDWYESRRIGDLRITCTPARHFSGRLFARNTTLWASWVIAGPRHRAFFGGDTGYTKSFTEIGVDHGPFDLTLLPIGAYHPAWPDIHMNPEEAVRAHLDMAEADSGLLVPIHWATFRLAPHPWSEPVERLLAAADPARVPVAVPRPGERVDRDSAGASDQWWRPADGR